AAAACCCCGAAAAGCATCGAttccaaacaaaaccaaaacatggACCAGCGGCTCCGGGGAAGGTACTCACCGTTAATTTCATCAAAAATACTCAGGGAGAGAATTAAGCATTTTGAGGGTGACTCTCTTGGGAACCACTAggttaacttaaaatatatatatatttatagagtaCAGGTCTAATTACAAAAGGATTCGTCCAACTGGTCTCCCAACTGGGGGTCAAGGAAGCAGGGGGTACAGTCAGGAGGAAGCACCTAGTTTGGGGAATGAAAAGCCCAATTAAGCGCTGCCTCCGCTCACCgacccgcagccccagcccctcacGGCCTGACAATATTCGCCTGTCCTGGGAAAATGACAATGTGTTGGTTAAATATTGTCGGGAACGCTTACACTTTGGTCAAAACGACACTATCCGGTTAGCACTGGGCTATTTACAAGGGAGCAAATATGCCCAGGGGTTCACAGCGCGCCCACAAGACACAAACATACGAAGCTATGGCAAGTCCTCCTAAAGGAACGGGAAATTTCGatgcaaaaagatgaaaatagaggcCTTGAATCGTAAAGGAGCCATACTCCGAGGAAGGCATTATTTGAAAAGCGCTGTTTCATCCAAGAGGGAATCACAaacgttaaaaaataaaatatttggggatccccgggtggctcagcggttgagcacctgccttcagcccagggcgagatcctggagacccaggatcgagtcccacatcgggctccctgcatggagcctgcttctccctatgcctgtgtctctgcctctccctctctctgtgtctcatgaataaataaataaaatatttaaataaataaataaataaataaataaataaataaataaataaaatctctacactatattacaaaaataactaTACTCATCAGGGAATGGTGAGAAGCCTGGGAACTTTTACATGAGTGTCTTGGTTGCTGGCCGTCCAAGTCCCTCTGCCACAAGCCTCCTCGAGGGTCAATGAGGTGCATCAGCTGCAGGGACCATGATTCTTCTACCAAAGAGTCAAAAATGACTAGTGTGGGAGCAGCCATGGTCTGTGGCCAGAGAGGACATCAGTGATTTCTGCTTCCCAAGGATGGTGTTGCCACAGCGATGTAGACTCGCTGCAGGAGGCCTGAGAGGAGCCCCGGGGCAGGGGTCGGGGGCCGGGGGAGCTCCTACTGATCATTTATGCCTTTGCATTtctccatgagaaaaaaaaaaacaaaaaagaatgcaaCTAGCGGCATCTGAAGGACCAGTCTGCGGCCTTCGGTGCTCTTTTCTCCGTCGAGTGAAGAAGCAAACCACAGAACTGCGTGCTTCTGTGCGGCGGGTGGTAGAAGGACTGACGTCTGGGGTACACGGCGTGCTCACTGCCGGCCTGGCCCTTCACGTGTCTCCAGCAGAAGAGGGATGTGAGCGCTCGCCGCAAGGTGTCTCCCCAACCTGGCCCCGTCGGCGGGGAGCACCAAGGAGGCAGGCCTGGCACATCCCGCTCCGTTCTAACGTCAGGGCTGCAGGCGCGTCCCTGAGGGTGGCCTGGCAAGGTCTCAGCAATTTGGCAAAAACCGGGTGGTAGCGCGTGGGTAGCGGAAGCAGGCCTCGGAGGCGGGATGGCCCCCCTCGACGTGTGCACGTGCCCGTCACGTCGGTGTTTTATACAGAGAGAGCACTTGGCCTCTTGTCTGACGGCAGCTTCCCCGTTCAGCTGAGGCTGCAGCACATGTTCctcaggaaggagaagcagagctcAGGTAAATGCAGACGGGGCGTCCCGCGGACGTCAAGGACGCGCCCCAGCTCGTGCAGGGCCCCCAGGGGGCTGTCCCAGCCAgctatgaacacacacacatgcacacacaggcacatgcacactCAGGCACGTCCGCACGCCAGCCTCCAGGACGCCCTCTTGCACATGAACGATTCTGAGCCGAGGGGCACCTCAAGTGTCCCTCACTGCGTCGTGCCCACCGACGGGCAAAATGCAACCTTTCGGGGGCAGGAAATTCCCAGGACCTGCCCTCTGGACTCAGATGGGCGGTGGACGTGCAGAGAGGTTGTCCAAATTGGGGAAAATGTCCTGCAAAGCAGCTCCCCGCACCTCTGGTTCCTGGCGCCATATGGGCTCCTGGCCCCGGAGGCTGGTGAAAGGAGGCTGAGGCTGAGACGCACGCACACAAGCAAGGCTTCACCAGGAGGCATTCGGCGGGCGAGTGGTGGCCCACGTGCTGGAGACCCATTCGGAGAAGCGTGAGGCGTCAGCGTGGACGCCCGGAGGGGCCCGCATGGGTCAGGGCCGCACGGCGCTGGGTGCCCCCCAAGCACCCACCTCCTGCACGCGGGCCGGCGCTGGGCCCCAAGGTCGTGTCCATCCCATCCATGGTGCTGGCTACCCTAGGGGACCACCCCCATCAGGACGGCGGCCCAGCCCCTTGTCTGGGCCAGTTCCAAACCAGGAAGACTGCAGAAGGGGGCGGGGAGCTGTAGGGTTTCTAGGCATGAGGCAACCCCGACTGTGGATTCCAGCCGTAGCCATTGAGTCACCTGCTCTGTTGATGAGTTATCCTGTTGGAccctgctttccttttccttacaCTTAACTATTCTTCTTGGATAAAACCTTTAGTGAAGAACATTATTAGAACAAAAGCAagggcggcccggggggcgcaggggtttagcgccgccttcagcccagggcgtgatcctggagaccggggatcgagtcccacgtcgggctccctgcatggagcctgcttctccctctgcctgtgtctctgcccctctctctctgtgtctctcaggaataaataaataaaatcttaaaaaaaaaaaaaagaagaagcacaaAATCAAATGACATACTGGGAGGAAATCTCGAGATTAGAGCGCTAACTTCACCCTCCCCAACAGCGCGTGGTTTCGAATGTCCCCTTCCAACCCGCAGCAAGGGCACTGAGGACCGGTggagacgggggcgggggcggactTGGGAATGAGAGAAGGACCCGAGGCGCTGggggcaaaaagagaaagagggaagaagcaaAAGCAGAGGCGCAGAGGCAAGGGAGGACTAGGAAAAATTGAGGCAAAGTATGAAGAAGAGTCCAACAGACAAGAGCCCTTCTGATTTTCCTCCTCTTGGTCTTGGGTGATTTTATTTTGTCCAAAAGCTTTAATTCTCCAGTTAAAACTGCTGACAATTTTACAGACACATCCTAGGAGAGCATCTACATCCCTTTGTCTCCTCCCCCGCGAgcgccctccccctcctctgccctccgcGCCCGACAGTCCAACACACGCGGCCAGGCCGGGCCTTGCGGTCCTGTTCTCTCAGGAACGTCCTGCAGGCTCCTCGGTCGCCTTTTCTTGACCGGGTGCTGCCCTCTAGAGCGCGGCGGTGCTCCGGGGGCTCCTCCTTTGCTAATGTAGCTTGAGGCCGCTGCCTCTGGAAACCACCTGGTTTCTGCATCAAATCACCCTCCCCTCAAACAGGCAGCGAGCGCCCTTTACCTGGTCCTGTGGCTCTGAGCAACGGCGAAAACGCAACCCATAAAAGCGACGCCTCCGCCTCCGGTAGCATTTAGGAATTCCTAGGACGGATCCCAGGATGCTCGAACCCTGGGTGCTAATTATCTTGAGACAGATCCTACTCAGAGAAGAGTTGACTGGAAACGTACCAttggtttttaatatatacacatttcatgGAGTCGTGCACACGTGTGAGTATAATTAACCTATCTTTATGGAACCAGAAGAGTTCTGTGAGTTTgcctatatacacatatacatacacaaacacctACCATCTGACACTCTAGCTCGGGTTAGGACGGTGAGCGGGGCTTGCCACTCGCTGCCGGAAGTGGCATTGCCAGCAAATGGCAAGTCCAGAGAAAAACGGATTGGAAGGGACGAGACTGAATTAGCAAAATACGCATTTCGTACAACAAACTGATTTGCCCACTTCCCTAAGGCAGCCAGCCTCTGTGATCTGTACACTCTTATTAAATAATCTCATTAAATAGGAGcacaaaatatacacatttacaGTCATTAAATAAGCACGGGACTCCTCTTCTATCTACAGCCGCATTCGGACACTGCCATGCCTTCGTATTTGAACTTGTAGGTGACGACGCCCTTGTCTAAATAGAGGATGGAGATGGGCTCTAGCTTGGTGGGCACACAGCAGACCTTGGAAGCCTTTTGGGAATTCTTGAGGTGGACCAAGGCCTGGATGATCGCGTGCTTTGTGGGTGTGAGGTGCTCTGCCAGGGGGTAGTTGCAAACCCCACGGCATTCGTAGGCTTCGTATCCGGGGGGGGCGATGATCCAAGAGTCCCAGCCTATCTCTTTGAAGTCGATGTAGAGCGGGGTCCTCTTGCAGTAGTTTCCCTTAGCGTTCCTTCTGATGCGGGCAGTAGAATCGTAGATGATGTTTGACCTCATCTGCAGCAGGGCTTCTTCTCCCGGCCCACTGGAATAGCCTTCCAGGCCCAGGTTGTCGAGCTCCAGAAGTTGCTCATGGGCGATCATCTCATTCAGTTCCTCCTTCCGCTCCTTCTCGCTGCTCTGGTCGTCAGAAAACACGACGAGCAAAGGGACGTGCTTATTTCGGGCACTGGTGTCTATTTCCAGGTGTCCCCTGCCGGCATCTTCGGTTCCGTCGTGTCTGCTCTCGATGTGGACCTCCAGCTGGTGAGTGGACGAGCCCGACCTTTGCCAACGCCTGATGGCATCGGTGACGTCAAAAGTCTCCCACTCACTGTTGGTTCCGTAGATCTCTCCCGACACCAAGACCAGCATGCTCCTTTCGCCCTCAGTGTCCCCTCTGCTCTCTAGTACCTCAAAAATGGTAATCTTGCGATCTACTCCATCATATATCAGGCGGTCTCTTTGCACCAGTGTGTACAACCTGAGCTCGGCCATGATAACCTCTTCATGATGAGGGATGGACACGTTGAAGAGGAGGGGGTACTTTCGGAGCCCGTTAAAACTGGCTGGCTGGGAAaacagatctgaaaaaaaaaaaaaaaaaaagacaaaaatcagattTGTAGTGTGTCACGGGGAAAAACAGATGCTTCTTTATGCGTTCAGAGGGCCTGTCTGTGCGGGAAGCTTGATAcagagaaatggggggggggcagtgacaatcaatgaaaacaaacacaatgtTAGCATTTTCCAACAGAAAGCACTGAAAGGTCAATGGTAGAAGCCTAAACTGACTCAGGCTGCCAAGAGTGAGATGGAAAGTGGCTCCCTAATGAATGGGAGGACACTCTCCCAGCCTTGCTTGCATGGCTTATCAGCCACAGAATTGCAAAGATGGGAGGGACCCTGGAGACCCCGCAGGCAAGCCCCTAATTATCCTAACCAGGGAAGAGACATCAAATGAGACATGGAgtggtgggattttttttgtttttttttgtttttgtttttggtttttttttggatGCTTTTCAGGGAGGAGCACTTGATGGCTTTTCATATTTGCATTTGTAATGGGTGAAGATTCCCCACAGGGTGGGCTGAGCTTTGGGCTCCCTAAAAGACCTCCAGGCtaatcaggggttggcaaactcaAGCCCATGGGCTGGGTTGGGCCTGCCACCTATTTCTGGAAATAAAGGATCAGGAGAACACAGCCTGGCCCATTTATCTCGGTGTCATCAGCGGCTACTGTTGCCCTGCAATGTCAGAGTTGTAAGAACACATGGTCCGCgaaacctaaaatatttgctatctgtctggccctttacagaaagggTTTGCTGACTGCTGCTCTAGACACCGAAGTCTAATGAGGTCGACCAGATAGCCATAAACCAAGGGGGGAGGGGTCGCGGTGGTTGAATTTGGGGGGTGTGGTCTTCAACAAGGAGGAATGGGAGAAACTGAACCTTGGGACCGATGGATTGCTTTAGTCTCATACCCTTAGTGACCCGCATGGAGTTTGGCGCCTAAGAATCCCTCCGAATGTTTATGAAAGGTCCTTCATTCTCAGAAGCACacctccagggcacctgggtggcttagcagttgagcatctgcctttggctcagggcatgatcccagagttccaggatcgagtcccacatcgggctccttgcatggagcctgcttctccctctgcctgtgtctctgcctctctctctctccgtgtctttcatgaatgagtgaataaaaatctttaaaaaaagaagaagcagcacaCCTCCAAATATTATCATGTTGACTTTCTATCTGGGAATTTTGTAGGAGCCCAACGCTCCTGTACACTTGTCCCAGGTAACACAGGACTCCCCTGGAGGCATCTGTCATCCATCAAAGGGTTCCAGGACAGCAGAGCCCTAAGGACCACCAACTGAGGTGTTCTCTATCATCTCTGGCAGTGTTTTCCCACCTGTACGCCAGTTCATTATTTTAGTGGGTTCCCTGTTTCAGaccattttcttaatatttttctttaactttgtaAGATGATTTTTAGACATGATCTCTCTTTTAGGCCTGTCCTAAGCAACCACATTCAGGAAATGAGGAGACCGAGGTGATGGTCACGTGGATTCTTTTATCTGATCCACCTtagtg
The Canis lupus dingo isolate Sandy chromosome 10, ASM325472v2, whole genome shotgun sequence genome window above contains:
- the BMP10 gene encoding bone morphogenetic protein 10, whose amino-acid sequence is MGSLALQLCAVFGLVAHSVSGSPIMSLEQSPLEEDMPLFDDVFSEQDSVDFNTLLQTMKNEFLKTLNLSDIPPQDSAKVDPPEYMLELYNKFATDRTSMPSANIIRSFKNEDLFSQPASFNGLRKYPLLFNVSIPHHEEVIMAELRLYTLVQRDRLIYDGVDRKITIFEVLESRGDTEGERSMLVLVSGEIYGTNSEWETFDVTDAIRRWQRSGSSTHQLEVHIESRHDGTEDAGRGHLEIDTSARNKHVPLLVVFSDDQSSEKERKEELNEMIAHEQLLELDNLGLEGYSSGPGEEALLQMRSNIIYDSTARIRRNAKGNYCKRTPLYIDFKEIGWDSWIIAPPGYEAYECRGVCNYPLAEHLTPTKHAIIQALVHLKNSQKASKVCCVPTKLEPISILYLDKGVVTYKFKYEGMAVSECGCR